Proteins encoded together in one Psilocybe cubensis strain MGC-MH-2018 chromosome 8, whole genome shotgun sequence window:
- a CDS encoding Pre-mRNA-splicing factor cwf23: MSSAVDEEVNPYELLDVKTEATEQEIRTAYRQRSLKVHPDRNPNNPDAARKFHELNQAYELLLDPLRRLALDAKLRVKLARKERFKAYDNKRKNLVEELEERERAFKKSRMDKQKEEVETWHETERIKEEGKRLREQKEQELRNRMQPPSFNESVKSDDEEEAPPAMDSLDTTIRLKYPLKTHPTLTTPSAIATLLSRFGATDETSIVLSLKSKVPEKPPKFGTALVPFKQIGDAFAAVCASGRKEMGMDGVKITWVNDKEPEILGWLRRTGKLGSGVGASGGASQGSSTTNTPPSNVATPDRDNGVKAGLPQHQTHHASASPFSSFPSSFPETFPSPELKPVSAAPGIDYESLTLMRMRQAERERLEREILEQEANE; encoded by the exons ATGAGCTCAGCCGTTGACGAGGAAGTCAATCCCTATGAGCTCCTCGATGTCAAGACAGAGGCTACAGAGCAGGAGATACGGACGGCGTACAGGCAGCGTTCGCTGAAAGTCCATCCAGATAGG AATCCAAACAACCCTGATGCCG CTCGGAAGTTCCATGAACTAAATCAGGCTTACGAGCTTCTGCTCGATCCCCTACGGCGCTTAGCCCTCGATGCAAAATTACGCGTCAAACTCGCTCGTAAGGAACGTTTCAAGGCATATGACAACAAGCGGAAGAATTTGGttgaagagcttgaagagAGAGAGCGTGCTTTCAAGAAGTCGCGTATGGACaagcagaaggaggaggtggagacATGGCACGAAACAGAGAGGATCAAGGAGGAAGGCAAGCGCCTTCGAGAACAGAAAGAGCAGGAGTTGCGAAATAGAATGCAACCTCCGAGTTTCAACGAGTCCGTGAAAtcggatgatgaggaggaagcgcCACCTGCTATGG ACTCTCTGGATACCACAATCCGACTCAAATACCCCCTCAAGACGCATCCTACTCTCACCACCCCATCAGCCATCGCTACCTTACTCTCCCGCTTCGGCGCGACTGACGAAACCTCCATTGTCCTGTCTCTCAAAAGCAAGGTGCCCGAGAAACCACCAAAGTTCGGCACCGCCCTCGTGCCGTTCAAACAGATTGGCGATGCATTCGCGGCGGTTTGCGCGAGTGGGCGGAAGGAGATGGGCATGGATGGCGTCAAGATCACCTGGGTAAACGACAAGGAGCCCGAAATCCTCGGATGGCTGCGCAGGACGGGAAAACTGGGCAGCGGTGTCGGCGCGTCGGGAGGCGCGAGTCAAGGGTCATCCACTACCAACACCCCGCCCTCGAACGTGGCAACGCCAGACAGGGATAATGGCGTCAAGGCGGGCTTACCTCAGCATCAGACGCATCATGCTAGTGCATCGCCATTCTCATCTTTCCCTTCTTCGTtt CCCGAAACTTTCCCTTCGCCAGAACTTAAGCCTGTCTCTGCCGCTCCTGGTATTGATTACGAGTCTCTAACTCTAATGCGTATGAGACAAGCAGAGCGGGAAAGACTGGAACGCGAGATCCTGGAACAAGAGGCTAACGAATAA
- a CDS encoding Paxillin has product MAHNSGFYQQGQPVQQQQQQQYSPMFQQPMNIYQQLGKPQPQPHLQSHPTYTAPLQQPQQQQPIQSQGFQFNQPQYVQAPPQPQQMQAPYVLSQTPYAPSQTPYQPSQTPYIPSQTPFSSQAPYPISQTAYAPAPITYPQQQQSNTQFVAPQQQQAQPVYAQPTQPQISHIPTSSFPNQSSSAIPLNSSGSSWRVATSRPPPVALSATLAQQAQAQAQSAQPQPQIQIPQQAPPAAQQQQTTSTPQTPGRRPLPQPAPGVNAKTPALPPPNTPKRIPTLPNANAIPSGSSKPFPIEPIQTNIPQASKTPSPTRGRPLPTPTESGNKRNTVDLGKLPHTSFGSTAGSSAFSNASTASSASGSGWPVKKVDTSPTRSVLPSLSEQKTSNNANVQLSRTSSYAVNLASSDSSPSKTTTSFPKRRESPPRFQSAPSSESNSPTKENPPTSTWNRSNSSSSTNLSSSSAPAPPAPRAIASSTSQSSSSTKSSAADANFVASPTSATSSSSSATAPPKKFVPMWRRTIPEMPAPAWGYAAGMVSEPHPQPPPPPEPPAPAPAVAASPEKSKGKGGKLKKLFKGSSSSAPAPVPAPAPPAAAPAPRAAQYQANPSQGLNSGYPRANVSPVQQRYPAYQQQIAQYAQPQAQPRAYTSQPQQQQYQHYRQQQQQQQEEEEEEETEEEETEEDEEEEEEEEEEETEETEETEEDESDHRYHIHTRQRSQPQAQSKGNARMRSQSRGRHAYEEEEEEQTPKRKVLRPKAPKVDPYTDISPSGKAKIKPKLAPRRMELDENPSPKTKLRPKAKALARSTLEDEEEEEVDLERTPKKKNAIHERERQILEARRLKHERSRSAFEERDIARHRREPSEREQRPRSGSAFAGSAPTRKGKSRYEEEEEEEEDDISLRLAYDDEEEEEDDSELEWLKKQKAMKKRRAAAAREAQRSETSSPQYGIRDLKPANRRAGSGSDSRAAPASRYGNRYEEPSEEEEEQEYRQRRPVTAERQVNRNGKEREWDYEQPERRYQNVGMGNGKGTGLPQPPMMRDSTTSQDRQIRGGPRLKSAPIKFDDYDPDEHRRQTSARDNLPMQFSSMNMNGNSQENRNRSDSRGSAHSSAHSSAWPVDLPRLPRTPGSATTPGSVMNDGGGYFDIKPQPQSIPNPPTNFGNRQNQSQGDVNRNNYRERIQNHRTNLDLDDPPPQATVVRTPSPGPTGYTLSQRRELPQPQGRPQSQAFPPSAERVAQQLARRRSLYNAPSASTHQEDDNMSKPRRPQSQVYDVQNSQMHQHNHQIGRSHPPSASSAQFASAQLNHPFNVPRQQPQTPAPPPTVGIESPHPIGGREKLADIPKMEEDSNDGSDNEHHRGAPRIQVDSAPPSIPMINVNSSPMGNGGGGGVPMINIDSVDNGSPRMRNNAPQAPQIQVFEVPGISVAGPFDGPSISISGPDDLNQHQHQHPQQQQQQSRPLPPQSRPQTGSDFGGRQSRPGAGGLICGGCNGPIIGRIVSAMGSRYHPACFKCTVCNELLEHVSSYEHDGRPYCHLDYHENFAPRCYSCKTPIVEEQFISLDDPALGKRAYHTQHFFCSECGDPFLTPSGGLPTNSQGELAVTGDGEFEGFTVYKGYPYCEACHVRLRLPKCKRCKRSIRDSDQAVEALGGKWCWACFVCASCHKPFENPSFFQRDDQPYCEHCFSIMLRNEI; this is encoded by the exons ATGGCTCATAACTCTGGGTTTTACCAACAAGGGCAGCCtgtacagcagcaacaacagcaacagtaCTCGCCAATGTTCCAACAACCAATGAACATATATCAGCAGTTGGGCAAGCCGCAACCGCAACCGCATTTACAAAGCCATCCCACATATACGGCTCCTTTGCAGCAaccccagcagcagcagcccaTACAATCACAGGGGTTCCAGTTCAACCAACCCCAATACGTTCAGGCCCCGCCCCAGCCTCAGCAGATGCAGGCGCCTTATGTTCTGAGCCAAACCCCGTATGCGCCTTCACAGACGCCATATCAACCCTCCCAAACACCGTATATACCATCTCAAACGCCTTTCTCGTCGCAAGCCCCTTATCCTATATCTCAAACTGCATATGCCCCAGCTCCGATCACATATCCTCAGCAACAACAGTCGAATACCCAGTTTGTTGCGccacaacaacagcaggCCCAACCAGTGTACGCTCAACCTACCCAACCACAGATATCCCATATACCGACGTCCTCGTTTCCGAATCAATCTTCGTCAGCAATACCGCTGAACTCGTCCGGATCGTCTTGGAGGGTTGCTACATCAAGACCACCTCCAGTAGCTCTGTCTGCCACGCTAGCCcaacaagcacaagcacaggCTCAGTCTGCTCAACCACAACCGCAAATACAAATCCCACAACAAGCGCCACCAGCagcacagcagcagcaaaccACTTCGACTCCACAGACTCCGGGCCGGAGACCTCTGCCTCAACCAGCACCAGGAGTAAATGCAAAGACGCCTGCCTTACCCCCTCCAAATACCCCTAAGCGTATACCTACACTCCCCAATGCAAATGCTATACCTTCGGGGTCGTCTAAACCCTTCCCGATTGAACCCATACAGACAAATATACCGCAAGCCTCTAAAACACCTTCACCGACCAGGGGAAGACCCCTTCCCACCCCTACGGAGTCCGGAAACAAACGAAATACGGTTGATTTAGGTAAACTCCCACATACAAGTTTTGGGAGTACTGCTGGTAGTTCTGCATTTTCTAATGCGAGTACTGCTTCCTCAGCATCAGGCTCGGGATGGCCAGTGAAAAAGGTTGATACCAGTCCTACAAGATCAGTTCTTCCTTCTCTGTCAGAACAGAAAACATCCAACAATGCCAACGTACAGCTCTCAAGAACATCTAGCTATGCGGTGAATCTGGCCTCATCCGATTCTTCACCTTCGAAGACAACGACTTCTTTCCCGAAACGTAGAGAGAGTCCTCCGCGGTTCCAATCTGCACCAAGTTCAGAATCTAACAGTCCGACCAAGGAGAACCCGCCTACTAGCACATGGAATCGTTCaaactcttcttcctccacgAACTTGAGTTCTTCTTCAGCGCCAGCACCTCCTGCGCCGAGAGCCATTGCATCTTCCACATCccaatcatcatcatcaaccaaATCGTCAGCAGCAGATGCGAACTTTGTGGCTTCACCCACGTCCGCcacctcttcgtcgtcttccgcGACCGCTCCGCCCAAGAAATTCGTCCCGATGTGGAGACGGACCATCCCGGAGATGCCTGCACCAGCATGGGGCTACGCCGCTGGCATGGTCTCTGAACCGCATCCCCAACCGCCACCACCGCCCGAGCCGCCTGCTCCAGCACCTGCAGTGGCTGCTTCTCCTGAAAAGTCGAAGGGGAAAGGAGGTAAGCTGAAGAAACTTTTCAAGGGCTCTTCGTCCTCTGCACCAGCACCGGTGCCAGCGCCAGCACCACCGGCAGCGGCACCAGCTCCGCGTGCTGCTCAGTATCAGGCGAATCCTAGTCAGGGGTTGAATTCCGGATATCCTCGAGCGAATGTTAGTCCTGTGCAGCAGAGATATCCAGCATATCAGCAGCAGATCGCACAATATGCACAACCGCAGGCACAACCCAGAGCTTATACATCTCAACCGCAGCAGCAACAATATCAGCACTACcgccagcaacaacagcagcagcaagaggaggaggaagaggaggagacggaagaggaggaaactgaagaagacgaagaggaggaggaggaggaagaagaggaagagaccGAGGAAACGGAGGAAACGGAGGAAGACGAATCTGACCATCGCTACCATATTCACACTCGGCAGCGTAGTCAGCCTCAGGCGCAGAGCAAAGGAAATGCTCGGATGCGCAGTCAATCGCGCGGACGGCATGCatatgaagaagaggaagaggaacaGACGCCTAAACGAAAGGTTTTACGACCAAAAGCTCCGAAGGTCGACCCCTACACAGACATCAGTCCATCTGGAAAAGCCAAGATCAAGCCCAAACTTGCTCCTCGAAGGATGGAGCTAGATGAAAATCCCTCTCCTAAAACCAAACTACGCCCCAAAGCAAAGGCACTCGCGAGGTCTACgctggaggacgaggaagaagaggaagttgATTTGGAGCGCacgccgaagaagaagaatgccATCCACGAGCGCGAGCGTCAGATATTGGAGGCGAGGAGGTTGAAGCATGAGCGTTCCCGGAGCGCTTTTGAGGAGCGCGATATTGCCAGACATCGACGAGAGCCTAGCGAACGGGAGCAGAGGCCAAGATCGGGGTCGGCGTTTGCTGGGTCGGCGCCTacgaggaaaggaaagagcaggtacgaagaggaagaggaggaggaggaagatgatatcAGCCTCAGGTTGGCgtacgacgacgaggaagaggaggaggatgacagCGAGTTGGAATGGTTGAAGAAGCAAAaggcgatgaagaagagaagagccGCCGCTGCCCGTGAAGCTCAGCGCAGCGAAACTTCCAGTCCTCAATACGGCATTCGTGATCTGAAGCCTGCCAATCGACGTGCTGGGTCTGGATCTGATTCGCGCGCAGCACCGGCGTCACGGTACGGTAATAGATATGAAGAACCCagtgaggaagaagaagagcaggAATACCGGCAAAGGCGTCCTGTAACCGCAGAGCGGCAAGTCAACAGAAACGGCAAGGAACGGGAGTGGGATTATGAACAGCCAGAACGTAGGTATCAAAATGTTGGTATGGGGAACGGGAAAGGTACTGGACTGCCTCAGCCTCCCATGATGCGGGATTCGACGACGAGTCAAGATAGACAGATTCGCGGAGGACCGAGACTGAAGAGCGCACCTATCAAGTTTGACGACTACGATCCGGACGAGCATCGGAGGCAAACTTCTGCGCGCGACAATTTGCCCATGCAGTTCTCTTCAATGAACATGAATGGGAATAGTCAGGAAAATAGAAACAGGAGCGATAGCCGTGGATCAGCACACTCGTCCGCCCATTCATCCGCCTGGCCAGTGGATCTTCCCCGATTACCAAGAACCCCAGGATCTGCCACTACTCCAGGCAGTGTGATGAATGACGGCGGAGGATACTTCGACATCAAGCCTCAGCCCCAGTCTATACCCAATCCTCCGACCAATTTTGGCAACAGACAAAACCAAAGCCAGGGAGATGTGAACAGAAACAATTACCGCGAACGCATACAGAATCACAGGACTAatcttgacttggatgatcctcctcctcaagcGACTGTAGTTCGAACTCCTTCTCCCGGTCCAACTGGTTATACCCTCAGTCAGAGAAGGGAACTTCCCCAACCTCAGGGGCGACCCCAGAGTCAGGCATTCCCACCATCTGCAGAACGAGTCGCACAGCAGCTTGCCCGACGCCGCTCGCTGTATAACGCTCCTTCTGCATCAACTCACCAAGAGGATGATAACATGTCGAAGCCACGAAGACCTCAAAGCCAGGTGTACGATGTGCAGAACAGTCAAATGCACCAGCATAATCATCAGATTGGGCGGTCACATCCTCCGTCTGCGAGCTCTGCCCAGTTCGCGAGCGCACAGCTTAACCATCCTTTCAATGTCCCAAGACAGCAGCCGCAGACCCCTGCGCCACCTCCAACCGTAGGTATCGAGTCTCCTCATCCCATCGGAGGACGAGAGAAGTTAGCCGATATACCCAAGATGGAGGAAGACAGTAACGACGGAAGCGATAACGAGCATCATCGCGGCGCGCCCAGGATACAAGTCGATTCCGCTCCTCCGTCAATTCCCATGATCAATGTGAATTCGTCGCCGATGGGAaatgggggtgggggtggtgtACCGATGATCAACATCGATTCTGTGGATAATGGGTCGCCGAGAATGAGGAATAATGCGCCGCAGGCACCTCAGATTCAGGTCTTTGAGGTACCAGGGATTAGTGTAGCTGGACCTTTCGATGGGCCGAGCATTAGTATTTCTGGGCCCGACGACCTTAATCAAcatcagcaccagcacccgcaacaacaacaacaacaaagtcGACCCCTACCCCCTCAGTCTCGTCCACAAACAGGATCGGACTTTGGTGGCCGACAATCCCGCCCCGGGGCGGGTGGGTTGATTTGCGGCGGATGCAACGGTCCTATTATCGGGCGCATCGTGAGTGCCATGGGTTCAAGGTACCACCCGGCCTGTTTCAAATGTACTGTCTGCAACGAGCTGCTGGAACATGTCAGCTCTTACGAACACGACGGGCGGCCATACTGTCATCTGGACTACCATGAG AACTTTGCACCCAGATGTTATTCGTGCAAAACTCCTATCGTCGAAGAGCAGTTTATCAGTCTGGATGATCCTGCATTAGGAAAGAGGGCCTACCATACTCAACACTTCTTCTGCTCCGAGTGTGGTGATCCGTTCCTAACCCCTTCGGGTGGATTGCCCACCAATTCTCAAG GGGAGCTCGCGGTGACCGGAGATGGCGAATTCGAGGGATTCACGGTGTACAAAGGTTACCCTTACTGCGAGGCATGCCACGTACGACTCCGACTCCCGAAATGCAAACGATGCAAGAGATCCATTCGAGACAGCGACCAAGCAGTTGAGGCGCTGGGAGGAAAATGGTGTTGGGCGTGTTTCGTCTGTGCT AGCTGTCACAAGCCGTTTGAGAACCCTTCGTTCTTCCAGAGGGATGACCAGCCTTACTGCGAACATTGCTTTAGCATTATGCTGCGCAACGAAATTTAA
- a CDS encoding Glutathione S-transferase omega-like 2, with protein sequence MTTARDTSSQSDISKMKTEPDGSFKRQASSFRNTIEKGGKFPPEQDRYHLYVSYACPWATRTLIVRILKGLEAIIPVTVVSPHMGAHGWPFAQVDPFPAADEDPLYKSQHVKDLYLKADPDYSGRFTVPVLWDKKQHTIVNNESSEIIRIFNTAFNEFLPAEKAALDYYPEDLRAQIDEVNEWVYPNINNGVYRSGFATTQEAYSKAVVEVFEALDKAEKLLTGKDYLIGNKLTEADIRLWVTIIRFDPVYVGHFKCNIRTIRDGYPAIHRWMQKLYWENSAFKDSTNFEHIKSHYYWSHTSINPTRIVPVGPIPNVLPL encoded by the exons ATGACCACAGCCAGAGACACTTCCTCTCAATCAGACATCAGCAAGATGAAGACAGAACCTGATGGCTCGTTCAAACGACAGGCCTCTTCCTTCCGTAACACGATTGAGAAAGGGGGGAAATTCCCTCCCGAGCAAG ATCGTTACCATCTTTATGTTTCTTATGCCTGTC CATGGGCTACGAGAACTTTGATTGTAAGGATACTCAAAGGTTTAGAAGCCATTATTC CTGTTACTGTGGTATCTCCTCACATGGGAGCACATGGCTGGCCATTTGCGCAAGTCGATCCATTTCCCGCTGCAGACGAAGATCCGCTGTACAAATCCCAACACGTCAAGGACCTCTACCTGAAAGCCGATCCTGACTATTCTGGCCG CTTCACCGTTCCGGTCCTGTGGGACAAAAAGCAACACACAATCGTCAACAATGAGAGTTCAGAGATCATTAGGATTTTCAACACAGCTTTCAATGAGTTTTTGCCAGCTGAAAAGGCTGCTCTTGACTACTACCCGGAAGATCTTCGCGCTCAGATCGACGAGGTCAACGAGTGGGTTTATCCTAACATCAACA ACGGTGTGTACAGGTCTGGATTTGCCACCACACAAGAAGCCTACTCCAAGGCAGTTGTCGAAGTATTTGAAGCTCTTGATAAAGCCGAAAAGCTCTTGACTGGCAAAGACTATCTCATCGGTAACAAGCTTACCGAGGCGGACATCCGACTCTGGGTGACCATT ATCCGATTCGATCCTGTATATGTCGGACATTTCAAGTGCAACATTCGCACCATCCGCGACGGTTACCCTGCCATTCACAG ATGGATGCAAAAATTGTATTGGGAGAACTCGGCCTTCAAAGATTCAACAAACTTTGAACATATCAAGTCCCATTACTATTGGTCCCACACCTCG ATCAACCCTACCCGGATTGTCCCTGTTGGGCCCATACCCAACGTCCTCCCATTGTAA
- a CDS encoding Flap endonuclease 1, which translates to MNGSKLIKVLRRYSPSLFETLPNRLGSLKGKRIVIDGTQYMINSRRMTGYGLYSHILGWYSLAKELSNNRVSAICVFDGGWEYMIQRLAPHKEILPLGQVPDYSQSKTEWLKARRDEERSTLSSYLRHCMKLLRSMGIPCIVSTRPVSAEALASSLVMSGHADYVAGDNPAALVYGAPLIQNLLPMIPDPIEVVGFPKKSIYGTLRMSKITLMDLEILLRPGSNSFPYRVVFTPDQAYYLIRRHGTIENISNALQLDRSYLPPQSTFALRDGYMDRVRIARRLFELPPLPPYSAFQHVEPHPEVTSEFMKELDSQLDQLITPMDSYKMELS; encoded by the exons ATGAACGGCTCGAAATTGATTAAAGTGCTTCGTAGATACTC TCCCTCACTCTTTGAAACTCTACCTAATCGACTGGGATCTTTAAAAGGGAAGAGGATAGTCAT AGATGGCACTCAATATATGATAAATTCTCGTCGTATGACGGGTTATGGCCTTTACAGTCATATATTAGGATGGTACTCGCTGGCGAAGGAGCTTTCAAACAATAGGGTATCTGCTATTTGCGTCTTTGATGGGGGTTGGGAATATATGATACAAAGACTTGCACCACATAAG GAGATCCTTCCGCTAGGCCAAGTTCCAGATTATTCCCAGTCAAAAACTGAGTGGTTAAAAGCTCGACGCGACGAAGAAAGGTCCACCTTATCTTCATATCTTCGGCATTGCATGAAACTTTTACGTAGCATGGGTATTCCCTGTATCGTATCGACCAGGCCCGTCTCAGCAGAGGCCTTGGCTTCCTCGCTTGTTATGAGCGGACATGCTGACTATGTCGCAGGTGACAACCCC GCTGCATTGGTATACGGCGCCCCACTTATTCAAAATCTGCTACCAATGATACCCGATCCCATAGAAGTCGTAGGATTCCCGAAAAAGAGTATCTACGGTACCCTCCGGATGAGCAAAATCACTTTAATGGACCTGGAGATACTTCTTCGGCCTGGTAGCAATAGCTTTCCCTACCGCGTCGTCTTCACGCCTGACCAGGCATACTACCTCATTCGACGGCACGGAACAATAGAAAACATTTCCAACGCCCTACAGCTCGACAGATCCTACCTTCCACCACAAAGCACCTTTGCTCTGCGTGATGGCTACATGGACCGCGTTAGGATTGCACGCCGATTGTTCGAGCTGCCCCCTTTGCCCCCGTACTCTGCGTTTCAACATGTTGAGCCGCATCCCGAAGTTACAAGCGAGTTTATGAAGGAGCTCGATAGCCAACTGGACCAGCTTATTACGCCGATGGATTCATACAAGATGGAATTATCTTGA
- a CDS encoding Major facilitator superfamily multidrug transporter NAG4: MPSEPIEAQFSYRHPVLSGEHEEEFRTLEIENLESTQLGRKLSLKHPDEVTVVASDGTPLHRPSTLHDLEEIHLKEGYKIVKFEKGKGEDPREWSKLKKWYITLTTSILCLAVAIGSSIVTGDMTGPTKTLGIQQEITNLTVTCFVMGFGIGPLFMAPLSEVVGRRPIYCVSMFLYFIFTLPSALAKNAATLVVARMIAGLAASAPMCNVGGSIADVWAIEERGVPMAVFSGTLFIGPCVGPMVAGWIGMYAGWRWIYWVLFIFLGVSFALTLFIPESLAPVLLRRKAEVLRKSTNDDRYRTLEELEKLPFSETLQIALVRPFLMLVQEPIVIFMSCYLSFVYSLLYLLFFAFPIAFLEIRGFSEGMTGITFISIMLGIFFAGLFLPTQEKLYAKATASGSFPEARLYPMMVGAFFMPTALFMFAFTGAYPWVHWIAVCISGFVFGFAMILLYVSANSYIIDSYSDYAASAMAAKTFMRSEIGAMVPLFVNQMFHHMGFQWAGLLLALIACAIAPIPFIFYKYGERIRSTSKRASQLRRGGGNITKA; encoded by the exons ATGCCGTCTGAACCCATTGAAGCGCAATTTTCTTATCGGCATCCCGTTCTTTCGGGAGAGCATGAGGAGGAATTCAGGACTCTAGAAATAGAGAATCTGGAGTCTACCCAGCTAGGTCGAAAGCTATCTCTCAAACATCCTGATGAAGTTACTGTTGTTGCTTCCGATGGCACTCCTTTACACCGTCCCAGCACACTCCATGACCTTGAAGAGATTCATCTCAAGGAAGGTTATAAAATAGTCAAGTtcgaaaagggaaagggagaagatCCAAGAGAATGGAGTAAACTCAAAAAATG GTACATTACTCTTACCACGTCGATCCTATGTCTGGCGGTTGCAATTGGTAGTTCGATCGTAACGGGAGA CATGACAGGACCAACGAAGACATTAGGCATACAACAAGAAATTACGAATCTTACTGTCACTTGTTTTGTTATGGGCTTTGGAATTGG TCCTCTGTTCATGGCACCTCTATCAGAAGTTGTCGGTCGTCGACCCATATACTGCGTCAGCATGTTTCTCTACTTTATCTTCACCTTGCCAAGTGCCCTGGCAAAGAATGCGGCCACTCTGGTCGTCGCGCGCATGATCGCCGGTTTGGCTGCTTCTGCACCTATGTGCAATGTCGGTGGAAG TATAGCAGATGTCTGGGCCATCGAAGAACGAGGAGTCCCCATGGCCGTTTTTTCTGGCACTCTATT CATCGGCCCCTGTGTAGGTCCTATGGTTGCTGGTTGGATCGGCATGTATGCCGGTTGGCGATGGATTT attgggtcttgttcatcttcctcgGCGTCTCCTTTGCCTTGACGCTCTTTATTCCTGAGTCTCTTGCCCCTGTTCTTTTGCGCCGAAAAGCTGAGGTGCTTAGAAAATCTACCAATGACGACCGATATCGCACCCTCGAGGAACTCGAAAAACTTCCTTTCAGCGAAACGCTTCAAATTGCTCTTGTCAGGCCCTTCTTGATGCTCGTACAGGAACCTATCGTTATTTTCATGAGCTGTTATCTTTCATTTGTCTACAGTCTTTTGT ACCTGCTATTCTTTGCTTTCCCTATTGCTTTCCTTGAAATTCGTGGATTTAGCGAGGGTATGACCGGTATCACGTTTATTAGTATCATG TTGGGAATCTTCTTTGCTGGTCTCTTCTTGCCAACTCAAGAAAAATTATACGCCAAAGCAACTGCCTCTGGCTCATTCCCTGAAGCACGTCTCTATCCAATGATGGTCGGAGCCTT CTTCATGCCCACTGCGCTGTTCATGTTCGCGTTCACTGGCGCATACCCATGGGTGCATTGGATCGCGGTGTGCATATCTGGCTTTGTCTTCGGATTTGCAATGATTCTGCTCTACGTCTCCGCCAACTCCTACATCATTGACTCTTACTCGGACTACGCTGCCTCCGCCATGGCCGCAAAGACTTTCATGCGCTCCGAGATCGGCGCCATGGTACCCCTCTTCGTAAACCAAATGTTCCACCATATGGGCTTCCAATGGGCCGGACTGCTCCTTGCTCTGATTGCATGCGCCATCGCGCCTATTCCGTTTATCTTTTATAAGTATGGTGAACGGATTAGATCGACGAGTAAGCGCGCATCGCAGCTTAGACGTGGTGGTGGCAATATTACCAAAGCTTAG